One region of Dysidea avara chromosome 1, odDysAvar1.4, whole genome shotgun sequence genomic DNA includes:
- the LOC136264989 gene encoding uncharacterized protein: MLKGFLFFAAVGAIFSSYGVLAENENSASAAAEISETRGTKLSKLVEVANSKSRRYIPSSHCVTSLYVMAFTSNLRHGHSDRGHGIELRVKGRTYARDLPDLPQDDYETQKGDMWELNLYHFFKIGGCIKVNDIQGIAIYQSSNDGWNIDSIVTFLVVNRYYWELSSVDLDVNRWIDGDSDYSHRRFPLTLVV, translated from the exons ATGCTGAAAGGATTCTTGTTCTTTGCTGCAGTGGGTGCTATTTTCTCAAGTTATGGTGTGCTTGCTGAAAATGAAAACTCAGCCTCTGCAGCTGCAGAAATATCTGAAACAAGAG GTACCAAACTATCCAAGCTGGTTGAAGTAGCCAACTCAAAAAGCCGCCGTTATATCCCTTCAA GTCATTGCGTAACATCCCTGTATGTTATGGCATTTACATCTAATCTACGACATGGTCATTCTGACCGGGGTCATGGAATTGAATTGCGTGTAAAGGGACGGACATACGCAAGAGATTTGCCAGATCTACCACAGGATGATTATGAAACACAAAAAGGAGATATGTGGGAGCTAAATTTGTATCATTTTTTTAAAATCGGAGGTTGCATCAAAGTAAATGACATACAAGGGATTGCCATATATCAAAGCAGTAATGACGGGTGGAATATTGACTCCATTGTCACATTCTTGGTTGTCAATCGATACTACTGGGAATTGAGCAGTGTTGACTTGGATGTTAATCGTTGGATTGATGGAGATTCCGATTACTCCCACCGACGATTTCCTCTGACTCTTGTTGTCTGA